One region of Hymenobacter sediminicola genomic DNA includes:
- a CDS encoding lipopolysaccharide biosynthesis protein, whose translation MGIVRRQGLRNTVISYMGLALGFVNTVLVLPKVLEPHQIGLTSVLVALATMFAQVSAFGFGNMGIRFFPYFRQREAGHHGFLPFLLGVPLLGFSLVAALYLLGKPLVLSWYTEDAALLNQYYVWGLVLALFTLLLNLQDAYLKALYHTAFSSFSQEIVLRLLITAGALLFGSGYLDFHGYVLWYIGVNSSIALLLTVYTAFIGELHLRPTRAVLGVRPLREMLSFGAFALLGNVSGVIITTIDSLMVGSKVNFDGAGVYSVAFFISTALVLPFRALYKIAFPLLADYWKDQDLPRMADFYQRTTRLNTLLGCYLALGIALNLDFIFAQMKPAYAVGATSVLILLAGRLFDGITGVNGLIVVTSPRYRYDLLFNASLAAATVLMNLLLIPRMGLTGAAVAAAIALVSINIARTWFVWYSFGLQPFDRRVPLILLLAAAAGLAAWLVPFVYSLFVTMLLRSTVLTAVYGSLLLLTNAEPQVREVLRKLLKRV comes from the coding sequence TTGGGTATCGTTCGGCGGCAGGGCCTGCGCAACACGGTTATTTCTTACATGGGGCTGGCCCTGGGCTTCGTGAATACGGTGCTAGTGCTGCCCAAAGTGCTGGAGCCGCACCAGATTGGCCTGACCAGCGTGCTGGTGGCGCTGGCTACCATGTTTGCGCAGGTGTCGGCCTTCGGGTTCGGCAACATGGGCATTCGGTTTTTCCCATATTTCCGGCAGCGCGAAGCCGGCCACCACGGGTTTCTGCCGTTTCTATTGGGCGTGCCGCTGCTGGGTTTTTCGCTGGTAGCGGCGCTGTATCTGTTGGGCAAGCCGCTGGTGTTGAGCTGGTATACCGAGGATGCGGCGTTACTCAACCAATATTACGTGTGGGGATTGGTGCTGGCCCTATTCACGCTGCTGCTCAACCTGCAGGATGCCTACCTGAAAGCCCTCTACCACACCGCCTTCTCCTCTTTCTCACAGGAAATAGTTCTGCGCCTGCTCATTACGGCCGGCGCGCTGCTCTTCGGCAGCGGCTACCTCGACTTTCACGGCTACGTGCTCTGGTACATCGGCGTCAATAGCAGTATTGCGCTGCTGCTCACGGTGTACACGGCCTTCATTGGGGAGCTGCATCTGCGGCCTACACGGGCGGTGCTGGGGGTGCGGCCGCTACGCGAGATGCTCAGCTTCGGGGCCTTTGCGCTGCTCGGCAACGTGTCGGGCGTCATCATCACCACCATCGACTCGCTGATGGTGGGCTCGAAGGTAAACTTCGACGGGGCGGGCGTGTACAGCGTGGCGTTTTTCATCAGCACGGCGCTGGTGCTGCCGTTCCGGGCGCTGTATAAGATTGCCTTTCCGCTGCTGGCCGATTACTGGAAAGACCAGGATTTGCCACGCATGGCCGATTTCTATCAGCGCACCACTCGCCTCAACACGCTACTGGGCTGCTATCTGGCTTTGGGCATTGCGCTCAACCTCGACTTCATCTTTGCCCAGATGAAACCGGCCTACGCTGTCGGTGCCACGTCGGTGCTTATCCTGCTGGCCGGCCGCCTCTTCGACGGCATTACGGGCGTCAACGGGCTCATCGTCGTCACGTCGCCGCGCTACCGCTACGACTTGCTGTTCAATGCCTCGCTGGCCGCCGCTACCGTGCTTATGAACCTGCTGCTGATTCCGCGCATGGGCCTGACCGGCGCCGCCGTAGCCGCCGCCATTGCCTTGGTTTCCATCAATATAGCCCGCACTTGGTTTGTATGGTACAGCTTCGGCCTACAACCTTTCGACCGGCGTGTGCCGCTGATTCTGCTGCTGGCTGCCGCCGCTGGTCTGGCCGCGTGGCTGGTGCCGTTCGTGTACTCGCTATTCGTCACGATGCTGCTTCGCTCCACGGTGCTAACGGCGGTGTATGGAAGTCTGCTGCTGCTTACTAATGCCGAGCCACAAGTGCGGGAGGTATTGAGGAAGCTATTGAAGCGGGTATAG
- a CDS encoding EcsC family protein gives MTPADQPARDELYAWQRRMQQPPSLLNRVARRVQARLNALLPEKVHAAITSAIKQMVRGVLFGSEYVTQKPLLTGTLAEREEAVQRRIRAYRNTAAAEGAVTGAGGFLLGLADFPLLLSIKLKLLFDVAALYGYDARDYSERVYLLHIFQLAFSSQHTRNETYQRLATWETYRHTLPPDVHDFDWRTFQQEYRDYIDLAKMAQLVPVIGAAVGAVANYRLLEQLGETAINCYRMRWFEGQEPKKELSS, from the coding sequence ATGACTCCCGCCGACCAACCTGCCCGTGACGAACTGTATGCTTGGCAGCGCCGGATGCAGCAGCCTCCTTCGCTGCTGAACCGGGTGGCGCGGCGTGTGCAGGCGCGGTTGAATGCGTTGCTACCGGAAAAGGTGCACGCGGCTATTACCTCGGCTATCAAGCAGATGGTGCGCGGCGTGTTGTTTGGCTCCGAGTATGTCACGCAGAAGCCACTTCTTACGGGCACGCTGGCGGAGCGCGAAGAGGCCGTGCAACGCCGCATCCGGGCCTACCGCAATACAGCCGCCGCCGAAGGAGCCGTGACGGGCGCCGGTGGCTTCCTGCTCGGCCTCGCCGATTTTCCGCTGCTGCTCAGCATCAAGCTCAAGCTGCTTTTCGATGTGGCCGCCCTCTACGGCTACGATGCGCGCGACTATTCCGAGCGGGTTTATCTGTTGCACATTTTCCAGCTGGCCTTCAGCAGCCAGCACACCCGCAATGAAACCTACCAGCGCCTTGCCACCTGGGAAACCTACCGCCACACGCTTCCGCCCGACGTGCACGACTTCGATTGGCGCACCTTCCAGCAGGAGTACCGCGACTACATCGACCTCGCTAAAATGGCCCAGCTGGTACCCGTTATTGGGGCGGCAGTAGGAGCAGTGGCTAACTACCGCCTTCTGGAGCAGCTTGGCGAAACCGCTATCAACTGCTACCGCATGCGCTGGTTTGAGGGCCAAGAACCGAAAAAGGAGTTGTCATCCTGA
- a CDS encoding amino acid permease produces the protein MLKKSLELLRQEAAETGANTLKRSLNGFNLITIGIGVIIGAGLFSLTGIAAANNAGPAVTLSFIVAAVGCAFSALCYAEFASMVPVSGSAYTYAYATMGELFAWIIGWDLVLEYSVGAATVAISWSQYLLKFLSKYGINLPPQLVLSPFETAKLADGSIVHGFVNVPAMLIVLAITMIIIRGTQGSAWFNALVVTLKVAVVLVFIGLGWQYIDPANYQPYIPQNTGVFGEFGWSGILRGAGVVFFVFIGFDIVATMAQETKNPQRNMPIGIIGSLLVCTVLFVLFGHVMTGLANYTEFKDSAAPVAIAIEKTPYAWLSSAVILAIIIGYTSVILVDLLGQSRVFFSMAKDGLLPPVFARIHERFRTPLQSNLLLGLFIALFAGFVPISVVGEMTSIGTLLAFVMVCVGILIMRKKEPNAPRGFRTPFVPLVPILGILTCVLMMVSLPWETWLRLAVWLAIGLGIYFGYGRKHSKLGNAEDASR, from the coding sequence ATGCTTAAAAAATCATTGGAACTGCTGCGGCAGGAAGCGGCTGAAACGGGCGCTAACACTCTCAAACGAAGCCTGAACGGCTTCAATCTCATCACCATCGGCATTGGTGTTATCATCGGGGCGGGCCTGTTCTCCCTCACCGGTATTGCGGCCGCCAACAATGCCGGGCCGGCCGTTACGCTTTCCTTCATTGTGGCGGCGGTGGGTTGTGCGTTTTCAGCGCTGTGCTACGCCGAATTTGCCTCCATGGTACCTGTGTCCGGCTCAGCCTACACCTACGCCTACGCCACTATGGGTGAGCTGTTTGCCTGGATTATCGGTTGGGACTTGGTGCTGGAATACTCGGTGGGGGCTGCCACGGTAGCCATCAGTTGGTCGCAGTACCTGCTCAAATTCTTGAGCAAATACGGTATCAACCTGCCACCGCAGCTCGTGCTTTCCCCTTTCGAAACGGCCAAGCTCGCCGATGGAAGCATCGTACACGGCTTTGTGAACGTACCGGCCATGCTCATTGTGCTGGCCATTACCATGATTATTATTCGTGGCACGCAAGGCTCAGCGTGGTTCAATGCGCTGGTAGTCACGCTGAAAGTGGCCGTGGTGCTGGTGTTTATCGGGCTGGGGTGGCAATACATTGATCCGGCTAACTACCAGCCATACATTCCGCAGAATACGGGTGTATTCGGCGAGTTTGGCTGGAGCGGCATTCTGCGCGGGGCCGGCGTAGTATTCTTCGTGTTCATCGGCTTCGATATTGTGGCTACTATGGCGCAGGAGACCAAGAATCCACAGCGCAATATGCCCATCGGCATCATTGGCTCGCTGCTGGTGTGTACGGTGCTGTTTGTGCTTTTCGGCCACGTGATGACCGGCCTAGCTAACTACACCGAGTTCAAGGACAGTGCGGCGCCAGTGGCCATTGCCATCGAAAAAACGCCGTATGCCTGGCTGTCGTCGGCCGTGATTCTGGCCATTATCATCGGCTACACGTCCGTGATTCTGGTGGATTTGCTGGGGCAGAGCCGCGTATTTTTCTCCATGGCGAAGGACGGCCTGCTGCCGCCGGTTTTCGCCCGCATTCACGAGCGGTTCCGCACGCCATTGCAGTCGAATCTTTTGCTGGGGCTGTTTATTGCGCTGTTTGCCGGCTTCGTGCCCATTTCGGTAGTGGGCGAGATGACGAGCATCGGCACGCTGCTGGCCTTTGTAATGGTGTGCGTGGGCATCCTGATTATGCGCAAGAAAGAGCCTAACGCGCCGCGCGGCTTCCGCACGCCGTTCGTGCCGCTGGTGCCCATTCTCGGCATCCTGACCTGCGTGCTGATGATGGTGTCGTTGCCGTGGGAAACGTGGCTGCGGCTGGCCGTGTGGCTGGCTATCGGCCTAGGCATCTATTTCGGGTACGGCCGCAAGCACAGCAAGCTGGGGAATGCCGAAGACGCGAGCCGGTAG
- a CDS encoding DUF4890 domain-containing protein, which produces MKNPLVLLAVFAFSVSVASAQTATTKPDRKARMEQAGKTPKTPEQRADHAAQRLAKELGLSAAQTAQVRELHIVRYKEMEAKRAQLATTDKTQRHQAMKAGKERYEAQLKQILSAEQYTKYAQLRAEKAEKHKGHRKAKG; this is translated from the coding sequence ATGAAAAATCCTCTCGTTCTGCTCGCTGTTTTTGCCTTTTCGGTTAGTGTAGCTTCAGCCCAGACAGCTACCACCAAACCCGACCGCAAGGCCAGAATGGAGCAGGCCGGCAAAACGCCAAAAACACCCGAACAGCGCGCCGACCACGCCGCGCAACGCCTCGCAAAGGAGTTGGGTTTATCCGCCGCTCAGACGGCACAAGTGCGTGAGCTGCACATTGTCCGGTACAAGGAAATGGAGGCCAAGCGCGCCCAGCTTGCCACCACCGACAAAACCCAGCGCCATCAGGCAATGAAGGCTGGCAAGGAGCGGTACGAAGCGCAGCTCAAACAAATCCTGAGTGCCGAGCAGTACACCAAATACGCCCAGCTGCGCGCTGAAAAAGCCGAAAAGCACAAAGGCCACCGCAAAGCCAAAGGTTAG